In a genomic window of Ipomoea triloba cultivar NCNSP0323 chromosome 3, ASM357664v1:
- the LOC116014427 gene encoding protein DETOXIFICATION 14-like isoform X1, whose translation MGKMAESPLLREVEGEREIGISSRWDALTEELKKVSCIALPMVFVAISQQLVPTVAMGMLGHLGELYLSAAAIATSLTNVTGFSLLYGLSSALETLCGQAYGARQYNKLGVYTIGAMIPLLVVCIPISILWVFMDKLLILIGQDPLISFEAKKYSTWLIPALFPYAILQPLVRYLQTQSLMLPMVLSSVASLLFHVPVCWAFVFKLNLGSSGAALAIALSYFLNVVLLGVYVCYSPSCNDTRISINFSTEVYSSIWEFVRLAIPSASMICLEWWTYEIVILLSGLLPNPQLEASVLSICLMISSLHFFIPLSIGAGASTRISNELGAGNSEAARNVVRAVLVISILEAVIAITALLCSRRVLGYMFSNEKEVVDYIREMVPFVCLLVLTDCIQSVLSGVVRGNGNQHSGAYINLGSFYLVGLPVAAILGFVAHLNGKGLWIGLNIGATMQSILLARITCITDWQIQAVRARERIFHGNCVSEVII comes from the exons ATGGGGAAGATGGCGGAATCTCCATTGCTCCGAGAAGTAGAGGGAGAGAGGGAGATCGGAATATCATCGAGATGGGATGCGTTGACGGAGGAGCTGAAGAAGGTCAGCTGCATAGCACTACCAATGGTCTTCGTCGCGATTTCCCAGCAACTGGTGCCAACGGTAGCCATGGGGATGCTCGGACACCTCGGCGAACTATACCTCTCCGCCGCCGCCATCGCCACATCTCTCACCAACGTCACCGGTTTCAGTCTTCTC TATGGACTTTCTAGTGCACTAGAGACTTTGTGTGGCCAAGCATATGGAGCTAGGCAATACAATAAGCTAGGTGTGTACACAATTGGAGCTATGATACCTCTTCTTGTGGTCTGCATACCAATATCTATTCTATGGGTTTTCATGGATAAACTATTGATATTAATAGGCCAAGATCCACTGATTTCTTTTGAAGCCAAAAAATATTCGACTTGGCTCATTCCTGCCCTGTTTCCATATGCAATTCTTCAACCACTGGTTCGTTACCTGCAAACACAAAGCTTGATGCTTCCTATGGTCTTAAGCTCAGTTGCATCTTTATTATTTCATGTGCCTGTCTGTTGGGCATTTGTATTCAAGTTAAACTTAGGCAGTAGTGGAGCAGCACTAGCAATTGCTTTGTCGTACTTCCTCAATGTGGTCCTCCTTGGTGTTTATGTCTGTTATTCTCCCTCCTGCAATGACACTCGCATCAGCATCAATTTCTCAACAGAAGTTTATTCAAGTATATGGGAGTTTGTGCGCTTGGCTATCCCTTCAGCAAGCATGATTTG TCTTGAATGGTGGACGTATGAAATAGTTATATTGCTATCTGGACTCTTGCCTAATCCCCAACTCGAGGCTTCAGTTCTCTCAATATG CCTAATGATTTCTTCATTGCACTTCTTCATACCACTTTCCATTGGTGCTGGCGCAAG CACTCGAATCTCAAATGAACTCGGAGCAGGAAACTCAGAGGCAGCACGAAATGTTGTTAGGGCAGTACTTGTTATCTCGATCTTAGAGGCAGTAATCGCGATCACAGCTCTTCTTTGCTCCAGACGTGTTCTGGGATACATGTTCAGCAACGAGAAGGAAGTTGTGGATTACATAAGAGAAATGGTTCCTTTTGTCTGTCTGTTGGTCTTGACAGATTGCATCCAGTCAGTACTCTCTG GAGTTGTGAGAGGAAATGGGAATCAGCATTCTGGAGCATACATCAATCTGGGATCATTCTATTTGGTGGGATTGCCAGTGGCAGCAATCCTGGGTTTTGTTGCTCACTTGAATGGGAAGGGGCTCTGGATTGGACTAAATATAGGAGCCACAATGCAATCCATACTGCTTGCACGCATAACTTGTATCACTGATTGGCAAATACAG GCTGTCAGAGCTAGGGAAAGGATCTTTCATGGAAATTGTGTTTCTGAGGTAATCATTTAA
- the LOC116014427 gene encoding protein DETOXIFICATION 14-like isoform X2 codes for MGKMAESPLLREVEGEREIGISSRWDALTEELKKVSCIALPMVFVAISQQLVPTVAMGMLGHLGELYLSAAAIATSLTNVTGFSLLYGLSSALETLCGQAYGARQYNKLGQDPLISFEAKKYSTWLIPALFPYAILQPLVRYLQTQSLMLPMVLSSVASLLFHVPVCWAFVFKLNLGSSGAALAIALSYFLNVVLLGVYVCYSPSCNDTRISINFSTEVYSSIWEFVRLAIPSASMICLEWWTYEIVILLSGLLPNPQLEASVLSICLMISSLHFFIPLSIGAGASTRISNELGAGNSEAARNVVRAVLVISILEAVIAITALLCSRRVLGYMFSNEKEVVDYIREMVPFVCLLVLTDCIQSVLSGVVRGNGNQHSGAYINLGSFYLVGLPVAAILGFVAHLNGKGLWIGLNIGATMQSILLARITCITDWQIQAVRARERIFHGNCVSEVII; via the exons ATGGGGAAGATGGCGGAATCTCCATTGCTCCGAGAAGTAGAGGGAGAGAGGGAGATCGGAATATCATCGAGATGGGATGCGTTGACGGAGGAGCTGAAGAAGGTCAGCTGCATAGCACTACCAATGGTCTTCGTCGCGATTTCCCAGCAACTGGTGCCAACGGTAGCCATGGGGATGCTCGGACACCTCGGCGAACTATACCTCTCCGCCGCCGCCATCGCCACATCTCTCACCAACGTCACCGGTTTCAGTCTTCTC TATGGACTTTCTAGTGCACTAGAGACTTTGTGTGGCCAAGCATATGGAGCTAGGCAATACAATAAGCTAG GCCAAGATCCACTGATTTCTTTTGAAGCCAAAAAATATTCGACTTGGCTCATTCCTGCCCTGTTTCCATATGCAATTCTTCAACCACTGGTTCGTTACCTGCAAACACAAAGCTTGATGCTTCCTATGGTCTTAAGCTCAGTTGCATCTTTATTATTTCATGTGCCTGTCTGTTGGGCATTTGTATTCAAGTTAAACTTAGGCAGTAGTGGAGCAGCACTAGCAATTGCTTTGTCGTACTTCCTCAATGTGGTCCTCCTTGGTGTTTATGTCTGTTATTCTCCCTCCTGCAATGACACTCGCATCAGCATCAATTTCTCAACAGAAGTTTATTCAAGTATATGGGAGTTTGTGCGCTTGGCTATCCCTTCAGCAAGCATGATTTG TCTTGAATGGTGGACGTATGAAATAGTTATATTGCTATCTGGACTCTTGCCTAATCCCCAACTCGAGGCTTCAGTTCTCTCAATATG CCTAATGATTTCTTCATTGCACTTCTTCATACCACTTTCCATTGGTGCTGGCGCAAG CACTCGAATCTCAAATGAACTCGGAGCAGGAAACTCAGAGGCAGCACGAAATGTTGTTAGGGCAGTACTTGTTATCTCGATCTTAGAGGCAGTAATCGCGATCACAGCTCTTCTTTGCTCCAGACGTGTTCTGGGATACATGTTCAGCAACGAGAAGGAAGTTGTGGATTACATAAGAGAAATGGTTCCTTTTGTCTGTCTGTTGGTCTTGACAGATTGCATCCAGTCAGTACTCTCTG GAGTTGTGAGAGGAAATGGGAATCAGCATTCTGGAGCATACATCAATCTGGGATCATTCTATTTGGTGGGATTGCCAGTGGCAGCAATCCTGGGTTTTGTTGCTCACTTGAATGGGAAGGGGCTCTGGATTGGACTAAATATAGGAGCCACAATGCAATCCATACTGCTTGCACGCATAACTTGTATCACTGATTGGCAAATACAG GCTGTCAGAGCTAGGGAAAGGATCTTTCATGGAAATTGTGTTTCTGAGGTAATCATTTAA